A stretch of the Alnus glutinosa chromosome 6, dhAlnGlut1.1, whole genome shotgun sequence genome encodes the following:
- the LOC133870230 gene encoding hydroxycinnamoyltransferase — protein MVTVRPSRETDPRRSRQVLAVDPIGSGIFRNPLHVVLYYKSVSEEDSGWLWAGWAMESLSRALSEQQPLLAGRLGRGEDGDGDLEIVSNDNGVRLVQARIATTLASFLELLKENDEAEAQLVSWPDIDEQSLRFSPLFYVQVTNFQCGGYSIGISCSLLVADLLVKEDFLNSWAIIHNNILSSNKGSPKPLFYLPALRNIGSSPTSSSITRSSPRKNCGQTRHFKVTAANANANANLDSEICKSFALLCIEETESRLGSKMDSEMYLFVKEKSEVIKAEKFSKHGLVKPPLGVKTLVTSASWDDLGTNDVAFREGNKPVHVSHWIGSVFYGLVMAIPSPSEDTLGINILVIIPNEKEEY, from the exons ATGGTGACCGTGAGACCGTCCAGGGAGACTGATCCGCGACGATCACGTCAAGTATTGGCCGTGGACCCTATCGGCTCGGGAATATTCCGGAATCCTCTTCACGTGGTTCTTTACTACAAGAGCGTGTCGGAGGAGGATTCTGGATGGCTTTGGGCCGGCTGGGCTATGGAGTCGCTATCGCGAGCATTGTCGGAGCAGCAGCCATTGCTCGCTGGAAGGCTTGGGCGTGGGGAGGATGGTGATGGAGATTTAGAAATTGTATCCAATGATAATGGCGTTAGGCTCGTCCAGGCACGCATCGCGACCACTTTAGCAAGCTTTCTTGAATTATTGAAGGAAAATGATGAAGCAGAAGCTCAGCTTGTTTCGTGGCCGGATATTGATGAACAAAGTCTCCGGTTCTCTCCCCTGTTTTATGTTCAG GTGACAAACTTCCAGTGTGGTGGATATTCAATTGGGATTAGCTGTAGCCTTCTTGTGGCAGACCTTTTGGTGAAGGAGGACTTCCTCAATAGCTGGGCAATCATACACAACAATATACTTTCCAGTAATAAAGGATCCCCAAAGCCCCTATTTTACCTCCCAGCTCTTAGAAATATAGGGTCTTCCCCCACCAGTTCCAGCATAACTAGGTCTAGCCCAAGAAAGAATTGTGGCCAAACTAGGCATTTCAAGGTCACTGCTGCAAATGCAAATGCAAATGCAAATTTGGACAGCGAAATTTGCAAGTCGTTTGCATTGCTTTGCATTGAAGAGACAGAGAGCAGGCTTGGCAGCAAAATGGATTCAGAGATGTATTTATTTGTGAAGGAAAAGAGTGAGGTTATTAAGGCAGAGAAGTTTTCAAAACATGGACTTGTTAAGCCGCCATTGGGCGTCAAGACTCTAGTTACTAGTGCGAGTTGGGATGATTTGGGGACCAACGACGTAGCGTTTCGTGAAGGTAATAAGCCGGTTCATGTTTCGCATTGGATCGGGTCAGTTTTTTATGGACTTGTCATGGCAATACCATCTCCTAGTGAGGATACTCTTGGAATCAATATCTTAGTCATAATTCCAAATGAGAAGGAAGAGTACTAG